Proteins found in one Triticum aestivum cultivar Chinese Spring chromosome 4D, IWGSC CS RefSeq v2.1, whole genome shotgun sequence genomic segment:
- the LOC123097494 gene encoding probable esterase D14L, protein MGIVEEAHNLRVVGEGKRGVIVLAHGFGTDQSVWKHLVPHLVADYRVVLFDTMGAGPTNPDYFDFSRYATLEGYALDLLAILEELGMASCIYVGHSVSAVIGVLASISRPDLFSKLVLLSASPRYLNDVDYYGGFEQEELDELFEAMRSNYKAWCSGFAPLCVGGDLESVSVQEFSRTLFNIRPDIALSVAQTIFQSDVRTLLPLVSVPCHIVQSTKDLAVPVVVSEYLHKHLGGDSIVEVMPSEGHLPQLSSPDIVTPVLLRHIQHDIAF, encoded by the exons ATGGGGATCGTGGAGGAGGCACACAACCTGCGGGTTGTCGGGGAGGGGAAGCGCGGAGTGATCGTTCTTGCGCACGGCTTCGGCACGGACCAGTCGGTGTGGAAGCACCTGGTGCCGCACCTCGTCGCTGACTACCGCGTCGTCCTCTTCGACACCATGGGCGCCGGGCCGACCAACCCAGACTACTTCGATTTTTCCCGCTACGCCACGCTCGAGGGATATGCGCTCGATCTGCTCGCCATCCTGGAGGAGCTCGGGATGGCCTCCTGCATCTACGTCGGCCACTCCGTCTCCGCCGTAATCGGCGTGCTCGCCTCCATCTCCCGTCCCGACCTCTTCTCCaagctcgtactcctctccgcttcTCCCAG GTACCTCAATGATGTGGATTACTATGGGGGATTTGAGCAGGAGGAGCTTGATGAGCTCTTTGAAGCGATGAGATCAAACTATAAGGCCTGGTGCTCAGGTTTTGCACCACTCTGTGTTGGAGGGGACCTGGAATCTGTGTCAGTTCAGGAGTTCAGCCGAACTCTCTTCAACATTCGCCCAGACATAGCCCTGAGCGTTGCCCAGACGATCTTCCAGAGTGATGTGCGCACCCTCCTACCGCTCGTCTCGGTCCCATGCCATATCGTTCAGAGCACCAAGGACCTCGCAGTGCCAGTTGTGGTGTCAGAGTACTTGCACAAGCATCTTGGTGGCGACTCCATCGTTGAGGTGATGCCCTCTGAGGGCCATCTCCCCCAGCTTAGCTCACCGGACATTGTCACCCCCGTATTGCTCCGACACATCCAGCATGACATTGCATTCTAA